GATCAGCGGTTCTCAGCCATAGATTAGCGGTAGCAATCGTCTCCATGTCGCCTTCAAATAGCGCCTTACCATTTTCTACTTCACAAGGAATACCTAAATCCCGCAATTCTTTTCCTACTAATGCTTCTAGCCCGCTTGCAGCCGTTGCGACAAGCTTAAATGTTTTTTCTTTCGTCATTATATCTCCTCTTATTCTTGATATCGTTAAGAACTGATCGTTAATTTATCTCTCATACTTTAAAAAAAGCCTTCACAACAAAGTTGGAAGGTCATCCTGAATACTTGTAATTTTCTGTAAGCCATGTTCTGTATCGAATGCCTCTCAGGGAAAGACATTCGACGGTCATCATCTATCTGCAGAAATATTTCTGCCTCTTCTACTCGTTCATTTCCTTTAGAAGAGTGCCCCTACCATTGTTTGGGTTGCTCGCTCGAGGGGTTTACCGCGTTCCACCAATTCCGTTTCCAAAATTGCTTCGTCACTGTGGCACTTTCAAGGGTACTTTGACATAGCCGAAACCTTAGTCATTTTTCCTGCCGTTACTCCAAAAAGTAAAATCAGCTCGTTAAAAAACAGCAGATCTTACTAGATCTAGTACCTTAGCTTATGATTTCGCTAAGCACGAACACTACAGACATCTCAGTCTGTGCGAGCATGGACTTTCCTCAGCTTGAAAAATTCAAACCGCGATCACCCGAAAATTACAAACTTATTTACTTGATGAATACAGTCAATTAAAATTGACGTGTTTCTGAATGATCAATTTCACGTTCGTAAGGATTGTGTAAACTACTTTCATATGAACTTGAATGACTCATACCTGAAATTGGATTTGAAGCTGGAGTATCATCTAATTTTTTTCCAAATACTTCACGTTCTAAATTAGACAAACGTTTTAGAATATCAAAGTTTGTTACCGCCGCACTCTTAGGCATCTCTTGACTGCTACGAGAAGGCATCGCTTGTTGCACTTTAGATGCTTGATCAAGCTTAGCTAATAAACGATTGTTTTCTTCTTGTAAGGTTAAAATTTCTTTATTGTACGCTTCATAATCTTTGATTACGTTATCTAAAAATTCATCCACTTCAACTGGATCATAGCCACGCATTTTTGTCTTAAATTCTTTTTGTAAAATATCTTTTGGACTGTATACTAAATTTGCCATACTTACACCTCATTATTTTCTTTGATTAGGATAAAAAGTTCATAGTTCAACAGCATTATTGTATCGGAAAATCGTCAGAAAATCAATCAGATTCTTCCTATTCTACCGAGTTTTGTAAATCATCCATTGTTATTAGGCGAATTTCATAAGGAAATTTTTCAGAAAAAAGCTCCGCATCTTTTAAAAAATACTCCGTTTTTCCAGGATATTCTTTATCATAAATCAATAAACTCCCGCCAGAATGCTCCAATAAAAAGCGCGTATGCATTTTTAATTGAGCTGGCGACTTGTATTCTTGATGACTCACTGCATCCACATAATCGGCCAACCGCTCGATTTTTTCTAAATTTGCTTGATTTTTTTCATTCCAATTGCTGCCAAAACCTTTAAATGGATAAATGATTCCTAATTTTAATTCTGGATAATCATTTTTCAATTCTGCCACAACTTCTGCCGCCCAAATCTCTGTTCCAAGATTGCCTGAAACTAAAACCCACTCCAATCCAGTGTCTAAGTAGCCTAAAATTTCTTTTTTTAATACTTTTTTAATAACTTCTATTTTAGGATCATTGTCTTGAAAAGCCCCGATTTCAAAGCTTTTATACCCAGTCACATAAAGTGTTTTTACGTTTTCCATAGACATTCCTTTTCTTTCATAAAGATTTTTTGTTATAATGTTGGCTAGGAGTGTGATAGAAATGGCTTTTCATTATCCTAATGGTACTCCCTATAACCATCATGAAGCACCCACACAAAAAAAACAAGGAAAAAATAAAAAATCAATTCAATTTGGCAAACGAGGAATGGATTTCGAAGAGGAAATCAACAAAAGTAACGTGTATTATTTAAGTCATAACGTAGCTGTCATCCATAAAAAACCCACTCCCGTCCAAATCGTAAAAGTTGATTATCCTAGCCGAAGCGCCGCTGTGATCAAAGAAGCTTATTTTAGGCAAGCTTCTACAACTGATTATAATGGTGTTTACAACGGATATTATCTGGATTTTGAAGCAAAGGAAACTAAGAATAAAACCTCATTTCCTTTTAAAAACTTTCATCAACACCAGATTGACCATATCCAACAATGTTTGGCACAAAAA
The DNA window shown above is from Enterococcus sp. 4G2_DIV0659 and carries:
- the gpsB gene encoding cell division regulator GpsB; the encoded protein is MANLVYSPKDILQKEFKTKMRGYDPVEVDEFLDNVIKDYEAYNKEILTLQEENNRLLAKLDQASKVQQAMPSRSSQEMPKSAAVTNFDILKRLSNLEREVFGKKLDDTPASNPISGMSHSSSYESSLHNPYEREIDHSETRQF
- a CDS encoding DUF1273 domain-containing protein, whose protein sequence is MENVKTLYVTGYKSFEIGAFQDNDPKIEVIKKVLKKEILGYLDTGLEWVLVSGNLGTEIWAAEVVAELKNDYPELKLGIIYPFKGFGSNWNEKNQANLEKIERLADYVDAVSHQEYKSPAQLKMHTRFLLEHSGGSLLIYDKEYPGKTEYFLKDAELFSEKFPYEIRLITMDDLQNSVE
- the recU gene encoding Holliday junction resolvase RecU, which translates into the protein MAFHYPNGTPYNHHEAPTQKKQGKNKKSIQFGKRGMDFEEEINKSNVYYLSHNVAVIHKKPTPVQIVKVDYPSRSAAVIKEAYFRQASTTDYNGVYNGYYLDFEAKETKNKTSFPFKNFHQHQIDHIQQCLAQKGICFVLLWFSSLNRCFFFSGEELVTYWSEQENTGKKSLPLSIIEKNGIEIQIGIAPRIPYLNAVEQHIQSNKGVAIYDN